A single region of the Dunckerocampus dactyliophorus isolate RoL2022-P2 chromosome 3, RoL_Ddac_1.1, whole genome shotgun sequence genome encodes:
- the tmem41b gene encoding transmembrane protein 41B, which produces MATKRGDKRNSDGLVLSQEEVGANAKDSIALTDGRHVAGSSARMSLLILLAIFTSSASAMYLVYRNFPELPDDEMEKIKIPKDMDDAKALGTVLSKYKDTYYSQVLVAYFATYVFLQTFAIPGSIFLSILSGYLYPFPLALFLVCLCSGLGASFCYMLSYLVGRPMVYKYLTEKAQKWSQQVDKHRGHLINYIIFLRITPFLPNWFINITSPVINVPLGVFFIGTFLGVAPPSFVAINAGTTLYKLTTAGEAVSWNSLAVLGVLAVLSILPVCFQKKLQQKLE; this is translated from the exons ATGGCCACAAAGCGGGGGGATAAACGAAACAGTGACGGCTTGGTGTTGTCACAGGAGGAAGTGGGCGCTAATGCTAAGGACTCCATAGCACTGACAG ACGGTCGTCATGTTGCAGGTAGCTCAGCCCGCATGTCTCTCCTCATTCTGCTGGCTATCTTCACCAGTTCAGCCTCAGCCATGTATCTGGTCTACAGGAACTTTCCAGAGCTTCCTGA tgatgAAATGGAGAAAATCAAGATCCCCAAAGACATGGATGATGCTAAAGCTTTGGGAACCGTCCTATCCAAATACAAAGACACTTACTACAGCCAGGTGTTGGTGGCCTACTTTGCAACATATGTTTT CCTACAGACATTTGCAATCCCTGGATCCATTTTCCTCAGCATCCTGTCTGGATATCTTTACCCATTCCCCTTGGCTCTCTTCTTAGTCTGCTTG TGTTCTGGTTTGGGGGCCTCCTTTTGCTACATGCTTTCTTACCTGGTAGGCCGACCCATGGTCTACAAATATCTCACAGAAAAAGCCCAAAAGTGGTCCCAGCAG GTTGACAAACATAGAGGTCATTTAATcaattacatcattttcttGAGGATAACTCCCTTCCTTCCCAACTGGTTCATCAACATCACCTCGCCAGTCATCAATGTGCCCTTAGGGGTTTTCTTCATTGGAACCTTTTTAG GTGTGGCGCCGCCATCTTTTGTGGCCATCAATGCAGGTACGACACTGTACAAACTGACTACAGCTGGCGAGGCCGTGTCCTGGAACTCTCTGGCTGTGCTCGGCGTCCTGGCTGTGCTCTCCATCTTGCCCGTCTGCTTCCAGAAAAAGCTGCAGCAGAAACTAGAGTAG